A window of the Diceros bicornis minor isolate mBicDic1 chromosome 12, mDicBic1.mat.cur, whole genome shotgun sequence genome harbors these coding sequences:
- the SIX2 gene encoding homeobox protein SIX2 isoform X2: protein MSMLPTFGFTQEQVACVCEVLQQGGNIERLGRFLWSLPACEHLHKNESVLKAKAVVAFHRGNFRELYKILESHQFSPHNHAKLQQLWLKAHYIEAEKLRGRPLGAVGKYRVRRKFPLPRSIWDGEETSYCFKEKSRSVLREWYAHNPYPSPREKRELAEATGLTTTQVSNWFKNRRQRDRAAEAKERENSENSNSNSHNPLAASLNGSGKSVLGSSEDEKTPSGTPDHSSSSPALLLSPPPPPGLPSLHSLGHPPGPSAVPVPVPGGGAADPLQHHHGLQDSILNPMSANLVDLGS from the exons ATGTCCATGTTGCCCACCTTCGGCTTCACGCAGGAGCAAGTGGCGTGCGTGTGCGAGGTGCTGCAGCAGGGCGGCAACATCGAGCGGCTGGGCCGCTTCCTGTGGTCGCTGCCCGCCTGCGAGCACCTCCACAAGAATGAAAGCGTGCTCAAGGCCAAGGCGGTGGTGGCCTTCCACCGCGGCAACTTCCGCGAGCTCTACAAGATTCTGGAGAGCCACCAGTTCTCCCCGCACAACCACGCCAAGCTGCAGCAGCTGTGGCTCAAGGCGCACTACATCGAGGCGGAGAAACTGCGCGGCCGGCCCCTGGGCGCAGTGGGCAAATACCGCGTGCGCCGCAAGTTTCCGCTGCCGCGCTCCATCTGGGACGGCGAGGAGACCAGCTACTGCTTCAAGGAAAAGAGTCGCAGCGTGCTGCGCGAGTGGTACGCGCACAACCCCTACCCCTCGCCCCGCGAGAAGCGCGAGCTGGCGGAGGCCACGGGCCTCACCACCACGCAGGTCAGCAACTGGTTCAAGAACAGGCGGCAGCGCGACCGGGCCGCCGAGGCCAAGGAAAG GGAGAACAGCGAAAACTCCAACTCCAACAGCCACAACCCGCTGGCTGCGTCGCTGAACGGCAGCGGCAAGTCGGTGCTAGGCAGCTCGGAGGACGAGAAGACGCCGTCGGGGACGCCGGACCACTCGTCGTCCAGCCCCGCGCTGCTGCTcagcccgccgccgccgccggggctGCCGTCCCTGCACAGCCTGGGCCACCCTCCCGGCCCCAGCGCCGTGCCCGTGCCCGTGCCGGGCGGAGGCGCCGCGGACCCACTGCAGCACCACCACGGCCTGCAGGACTCCATCCTCAACCCCATGTCTGCCAACCTCGTGGACCTGGGCTCCTAG
- the SIX2 gene encoding homeobox protein SIX2 isoform X1, with the protein MSMLPTFGFTQEQVACVCEVLQQGGNIERLGRFLWSLPACEHLHKNESVLKAKAVVAFHRGNFRELYKILESHQFSPHNHAKLQQLWLKAHYIEAEKLRGRPLGAVGKYRVRRKFPLPRSIWDGEETSYCFKEKSRSVLREWYAHNPYPSPREKRELAEATGLTTTQVSNWFKNRRQRDRAAEAKERYEENSENSNSNSHNPLAASLNGSGKSVLGSSEDEKTPSGTPDHSSSSPALLLSPPPPPGLPSLHSLGHPPGPSAVPVPVPGGGAADPLQHHHGLQDSILNPMSANLVDLGS; encoded by the exons ATGTCCATGTTGCCCACCTTCGGCTTCACGCAGGAGCAAGTGGCGTGCGTGTGCGAGGTGCTGCAGCAGGGCGGCAACATCGAGCGGCTGGGCCGCTTCCTGTGGTCGCTGCCCGCCTGCGAGCACCTCCACAAGAATGAAAGCGTGCTCAAGGCCAAGGCGGTGGTGGCCTTCCACCGCGGCAACTTCCGCGAGCTCTACAAGATTCTGGAGAGCCACCAGTTCTCCCCGCACAACCACGCCAAGCTGCAGCAGCTGTGGCTCAAGGCGCACTACATCGAGGCGGAGAAACTGCGCGGCCGGCCCCTGGGCGCAGTGGGCAAATACCGCGTGCGCCGCAAGTTTCCGCTGCCGCGCTCCATCTGGGACGGCGAGGAGACCAGCTACTGCTTCAAGGAAAAGAGTCGCAGCGTGCTGCGCGAGTGGTACGCGCACAACCCCTACCCCTCGCCCCGCGAGAAGCGCGAGCTGGCGGAGGCCACGGGCCTCACCACCACGCAGGTCAGCAACTGGTTCAAGAACAGGCGGCAGCGCGACCGGGCCGCCGAGGCCAAGGAAAGGTACGA GGAGAACAGCGAAAACTCCAACTCCAACAGCCACAACCCGCTGGCTGCGTCGCTGAACGGCAGCGGCAAGTCGGTGCTAGGCAGCTCGGAGGACGAGAAGACGCCGTCGGGGACGCCGGACCACTCGTCGTCCAGCCCCGCGCTGCTGCTcagcccgccgccgccgccggggctGCCGTCCCTGCACAGCCTGGGCCACCCTCCCGGCCCCAGCGCCGTGCCCGTGCCCGTGCCGGGCGGAGGCGCCGCGGACCCACTGCAGCACCACCACGGCCTGCAGGACTCCATCCTCAACCCCATGTCTGCCAACCTCGTGGACCTGGGCTCCTAG